In Pseudomonas rhizosphaerae, one DNA window encodes the following:
- a CDS encoding NADP(H)-dependent aldo-keto reductase, producing MHYRQLGRTDLNVSALCLGTMTWGEQNTEEQGFAQIERAKAAGINFLDTAEMYPVPPRPETYAATERVIGNWFKRQGDRADWILASKIAGPGNGISHIRDGQLKFNREHIVAALDASLQRLQTDWIDLYQLHWPERSTNFFGKLGYQHTQDHLDTPLQETLQVLDEQVKAGKIRHVGLSNETPWGTMKFLGLADSGTLPRPVSIQNPYNLLNRTFEVGLAEVAIREQCGLLAYSPLAFGMLSGKFENGARPAGSRLALFSRFTRYANEQAVAATSRYVALAREHGLDPAQMALAFVTAQPFVTSNIIGATSLEQLDSNLASIELVLSEEVLAGIEAIHQGQPNPAP from the coding sequence ATGCACTATCGCCAGCTGGGACGTACCGATCTGAACGTGAGCGCGCTGTGCCTGGGTACCATGACCTGGGGCGAGCAGAACACCGAGGAGCAAGGCTTCGCGCAGATAGAAAGGGCCAAGGCGGCCGGCATCAATTTCCTCGACACGGCGGAAATGTACCCCGTGCCACCGCGTCCGGAAACCTATGCTGCCACCGAGCGGGTGATCGGCAACTGGTTCAAGCGCCAGGGCGACCGGGCCGACTGGATCCTGGCCAGCAAGATCGCCGGCCCCGGCAATGGCATCAGCCATATCCGCGACGGCCAGCTGAAATTCAACCGCGAGCACATCGTCGCGGCGCTGGACGCCAGCCTGCAGCGCCTGCAGACCGACTGGATCGACCTCTATCAGTTGCACTGGCCCGAACGCAGCACCAATTTCTTTGGCAAGCTGGGCTACCAGCACACCCAGGATCACCTCGACACGCCGCTGCAGGAAACCCTGCAGGTGCTCGACGAGCAGGTCAAGGCTGGCAAGATCCGCCACGTCGGGCTGTCCAACGAAACGCCGTGGGGCACCATGAAGTTTCTCGGCCTGGCCGACAGCGGCACCCTGCCCCGCCCGGTGTCCATCCAGAACCCCTACAACCTGCTCAACCGCACCTTCGAGGTCGGTCTGGCCGAAGTAGCCATCCGCGAGCAATGCGGGCTGCTGGCCTACTCGCCCCTGGCGTTCGGCATGCTCTCGGGCAAGTTCGAGAATGGCGCGCGCCCGGCTGGCAGTCGTCTGGCGTTGTTCAGCCGCTTCACCCGCTACGCCAACGAGCAGGCAGTGGCTGCCACCAGCCGCTACGTGGCCCTGGCCCGCGAGCATGGCCTGGACCCGGCGCAGATGGCCTTGGCCTTCGTCACCGCGCAGCCGTTCGTGACCAGCAACATCATTGGCGCAACTTCGTTGGAGCAACTGGACAGCAACCTGGCAAGCATCGAGCTGGTGTTGTCCGAAGAAGTACTGGCCGGCATCGAGGCAATCCACCAGGGGCAGCCGAATCCAGCACCCTGA
- the rplM gene encoding 50S ribosomal protein L13, whose product MKTFTAKPETVKRDWFVVDAAGQTLGRLATEIASRLRGKHKPEYTPHVDTGDYIVVINAEQVRVTGAKTTDKIYYSHSGFPGGIKSINFEKLIAKAPERVLETAVKGMLPKNPLGRDMYRKLKVYAGAAHPHTAQQPQELKF is encoded by the coding sequence ATGAAAACTTTTACTGCTAAACCGGAAACAGTAAAGCGCGACTGGTTCGTCGTTGATGCTGCTGGTCAGACCCTGGGTCGTCTGGCTACAGAAATCGCGAGCCGTCTGCGTGGCAAGCACAAGCCTGAGTACACTCCTCACGTTGACACCGGCGACTACATCGTCGTCATCAACGCCGAGCAGGTGCGTGTCACTGGTGCCAAGACCACTGACAAAATCTACTACTCCCACTCCGGTTTCCCGGGCGGTATCAAGTCGATCAACTTCGAAAAGCTGATCGCCAAGGCGCCTGAGCGCGTGCTCGAGACCGCGGTCAAGGGCATGCTGCCCAAGAACCCGCTGGGTCGCGACATGTACCGTAAGCTGAAAGTCTATGCGGGCGCTGCTCACCCTCATACTGCTCAGCAGCCCCAAGAACTGAAGTTTTAA
- the rpsI gene encoding 30S ribosomal protein S9, translated as MSATQNYGTGRRKTATARVFLRPGTGNISINNRTLDTFFGRETARMVVRQPLELTENTEKFDIYVTVIGGGVSGQAGAIRHGITRALMEYDEALRPALRKAGFVTRDAREVERKKVGLRKARKRPQYSKR; from the coding sequence ATGTCGGCGACTCAAAATTACGGCACTGGCCGTCGCAAGACCGCAACCGCTCGCGTTTTCCTGCGTCCGGGCACCGGTAACATCTCCATCAACAATCGCACTCTGGACACCTTCTTCGGTCGCGAAACTGCCCGCATGGTAGTTCGCCAGCCGCTGGAGCTGACCGAGAACACCGAGAAGTTCGACATCTACGTCACCGTTATCGGTGGTGGTGTCAGCGGTCAAGCCGGTGCGATCCGTCACGGTATCACCCGTGCGCTGATGGAATACGACGAAGCACTGCGTCCAGCCCTGCGTAAAGCAGGCTTCGTGACTCGCGATGCTCGTGAAGTTGAACGTAAGAAAGTCGGTCTGCGTAAAGCGCGTAAGCGTCCGCAGTACTCGAAGCGTTAA
- the petA gene encoding ubiquinol-cytochrome c reductase iron-sulfur subunit, with translation MAEEQGGACDIDQGRRRFLVRTTALVGAAGAVGAAVPFVASWQPSAKARAAAAPVKVNIAKIEPGQQMVARWRGQPVFICRRTPQVLENLAHDTGHLADPESHDSDQPAYVDASLRAIKPDVLVVVGICTHLGCSPTFRPEVAPADLGPDWQGGYFCPCHGSHYDLAGRVYKAQPAPLNLAVPPHFYESADVLVLGIDGENT, from the coding sequence ATGGCGGAAGAGCAGGGCGGCGCATGTGACATCGACCAGGGTCGCCGGCGTTTTCTGGTCAGGACCACGGCGCTGGTAGGCGCTGCCGGTGCGGTCGGCGCAGCCGTGCCGTTCGTGGCTTCATGGCAGCCCAGTGCCAAGGCGCGCGCTGCAGCGGCGCCGGTCAAGGTGAACATCGCCAAGATCGAGCCGGGGCAGCAGATGGTTGCCCGGTGGCGTGGCCAGCCCGTGTTCATCTGTCGACGCACGCCGCAGGTACTCGAAAATCTTGCCCACGACACCGGGCATCTAGCCGACCCTGAATCGCACGATTCGGATCAGCCGGCTTACGTGGATGCTTCGCTGCGCGCCATCAAGCCCGACGTGCTGGTGGTGGTCGGCATCTGCACGCACCTGGGCTGCTCGCCCACCTTTCGCCCCGAGGTCGCTCCGGCTGACCTCGGCCCCGACTGGCAAGGCGGGTACTTCTGCCCTTGTCACGGCTCGCACTACGATCTGGCCGGGCGCGTCTATAAGGCCCAGCCTGCACCTTTGAACCTCGCCGTGCCACCGCATTTCTACGAAAGTGCCGACGTGCTGGTGCTGGGAATCGACGGGGAGAACACCTGA
- a CDS encoding cytochrome b: MRGLLQWIEARLPVGRAWRDHLSQYYVPNNLNVFYLFGSLALLMLLNQLLTGIWLTMNYTPTAEGAFASIEYIMRDVEYGWLLRYLHSTGASAFFIVIYLHMFRGLLYGSYQKPRELVWVFGMSIYLLLMAEAFMGYLLPWGQMSYWGAQVIISLFGAIPIVGADLAQWIRGDYLVSGVTLNRFFALHVVALPLLIVALVVLHILALHEVGSNNPDGIDIKRLRDVDGKPLDGIAFHPYYTVKDLLGVAVFLFVFSAVVLFFPQMGGYFLEPANFEPANVLKTPEHIVPVWYFTPFYAILRAVPDKLMGVLAMGFAIAILFVLPWLDRSPVKSMRYKGWMSRTALALFCIAFVTLGYLGMQPATAITTWVARVCMALYFGYFLAMPLYTRREVTRPVPDRVPRR; the protein is encoded by the coding sequence ATGCGTGGCCTGTTGCAATGGATCGAAGCACGGCTGCCGGTGGGCAGGGCGTGGCGCGACCACCTGAGCCAGTATTACGTGCCGAATAACCTGAACGTGTTCTACCTCTTCGGATCCCTGGCGCTGCTGATGCTGCTCAATCAGTTGCTCACCGGCATCTGGCTGACCATGAACTACACGCCGACCGCCGAAGGCGCCTTCGCGTCCATCGAATACATCATGCGCGACGTTGAATATGGCTGGCTGCTGCGCTACCTGCATTCCACCGGTGCTTCGGCATTCTTCATCGTGATCTACCTGCACATGTTTCGTGGGCTGCTGTATGGCTCCTATCAAAAGCCCCGCGAGCTGGTGTGGGTCTTCGGCATGTCGATCTACCTGCTGCTCATGGCCGAAGCCTTCATGGGCTACCTGCTGCCGTGGGGGCAGATGTCGTACTGGGGCGCGCAGGTGATCATTTCCCTGTTCGGTGCCATCCCTATCGTAGGCGCCGATCTGGCCCAGTGGATTCGCGGCGACTACCTGGTGTCGGGCGTTACCTTGAACCGCTTCTTTGCGTTGCATGTAGTGGCATTGCCGCTGTTGATCGTGGCGCTGGTGGTGCTGCACATTCTGGCGCTGCACGAGGTGGGCTCGAACAACCCCGACGGCATCGATATCAAGCGCCTGCGCGATGTGGACGGCAAGCCGCTGGACGGCATTGCCTTCCATCCCTACTACACGGTCAAGGACCTGCTCGGGGTGGCGGTGTTCCTGTTCGTGTTCAGCGCCGTGGTGTTGTTCTTTCCGCAGATGGGCGGTTACTTCCTGGAGCCGGCCAACTTCGAGCCGGCCAACGTGCTCAAGACGCCGGAACACATCGTGCCGGTCTGGTACTTCACCCCGTTCTACGCCATCCTGCGCGCCGTGCCCGACAAGCTCATGGGCGTGCTTGCCATGGGTTTCGCCATTGCCATCCTTTTCGTCCTGCCCTGGCTGGACCGCAGCCCGGTCAAGTCGATGCGCTACAAGGGCTGGATGAGCCGCACGGCGCTGGCGCTGTTCTGCATCGCGTTCGTGACCCTCGGCTACCTGGGCATGCAACCGGCCACCGCCATCACCACCTGGGTGGCCCGGGTGTGTATGGCGTTGTACTTCGGCTACTTCCTGGCCATGCCGCTGTACACCCGCCGCGAGGTCACACGGCCGGTGCCCGATCGGGTGCCGCGCCGATGA
- a CDS encoding cytochrome c1 yields the protein MVPLAAWATPAASIVQPIEIDMADKAALRDGASTFVGYCMGCHGARFQRYQRVADDLGIPYEQMLKTLAPAGASIADHMETRLQPADATAWFGAEVPDLTLVARVRGTDWLYAYLRGFHADPARPWGVNNIVYPNVGMPNVLESLQGRQVLDCPEASAAQPCTRLRVIPGTGSLDAQQFDDKVRNLVAFLAYSADPVKARSQQIGLYVLLYLALLVILAYLLKREYWKDVG from the coding sequence ATGGTGCCGCTAGCGGCCTGGGCGACCCCTGCCGCATCAATCGTGCAGCCGATCGAGATCGATATGGCCGACAAGGCCGCGTTGCGCGACGGTGCGAGCACGTTCGTCGGCTATTGCATGGGTTGCCATGGGGCCAGGTTTCAGCGCTACCAAAGGGTGGCCGACGACCTGGGCATACCTTATGAGCAGATGCTCAAAACCCTGGCACCGGCAGGCGCAAGCATTGCCGATCACATGGAAACGCGTCTGCAGCCAGCCGACGCCACAGCGTGGTTTGGCGCCGAGGTGCCCGACTTGACCCTGGTTGCCCGCGTGCGCGGCACCGACTGGCTGTACGCCTATCTGCGCGGCTTTCATGCCGACCCGGCACGGCCCTGGGGTGTGAACAATATCGTCTACCCCAACGTTGGCATGCCCAACGTGCTGGAGAGCCTGCAAGGGCGCCAGGTGCTCGACTGTCCAGAGGCGTCGGCGGCGCAGCCGTGCACGCGTCTGCGGGTGATACCGGGCACCGGCAGCCTCGATGCGCAGCAATTCGACGACAAGGTCAGGAACCTGGTGGCGTTCCTCGCGTACTCGGCCGACCCGGTCAAGGCACGAAGCCAGCAGATCGGCCTGTACGTATTGCTGTACCTGGCGTTGCTGGTCATTCTCGCTTACTTGCTGAAACGCGAATACTGGAAGGACGTGGGTTGA
- a CDS encoding glutathione S-transferase N-terminal domain-containing protein: protein MGVTNRLACYSDPADHYSHRVRIVLAEKGVSAEIINVEGGRLPPRLIEVNPYGSTPTLVDRDLALFESTVVMEYLDERYPHPPLLPVYPVARANSRLLIHRIQRDWCGLADLILDPRSKEAARVQARKELRESLTGVSALFADKPCFLSEEQSLVDCCLLPILWRLPIMGIELPRPAKPLLDYMERQFAREAFKASLSAAEREMR from the coding sequence ATGGGCGTGACCAATCGGTTGGCCTGTTACTCCGACCCCGCCGACCACTATTCTCATCGGGTACGCATCGTTCTCGCCGAGAAAGGCGTCAGCGCAGAGATCATCAACGTGGAGGGCGGTCGCCTGCCACCCCGGCTGATCGAAGTGAATCCCTACGGCAGCACGCCCACACTGGTCGACCGCGACCTGGCCCTGTTCGAGTCGACCGTGGTCATGGAATACCTCGACGAACGCTATCCGCATCCGCCGCTGCTGCCGGTGTATCCGGTGGCGCGCGCCAACAGCCGGCTGCTGATCCACCGCATCCAGCGCGACTGGTGCGGCCTGGCCGACCTGATCCTGGATCCGCGCAGCAAGGAGGCCGCTCGTGTTCAGGCGCGCAAGGAACTTCGCGAGAGCCTGACCGGCGTCTCGGCGCTGTTCGCCGACAAGCCCTGCTTTCTCAGCGAGGAGCAAAGTCTGGTCGACTGCTGTCTACTGCCGATACTCTGGCGCTTGCCGATCATGGGTATCGAACTGCCGCGGCCTGCCAAGCCGCTGCTCGACTATATGGAACGTCAGTTCGCGCGGGAGGCCTTCAAGGCCAGCCTGTCTGCCGCTGAACGTGAAATGCGCTAG
- a CDS encoding ClpXP protease specificity-enhancing factor, which produces MNSSRPYLIRALYEWIVDNDCTPHMLVNAEYPSVQVPKGFASDGQIVLNVSPSAVRNLHMDNEAVSFDGRFGGVSHTLFVPSGAILGIYARENGQGMVFDLESPELDEDEAEFEDIVESDDDTPPPGSPPPRPSGRPSLKVVK; this is translated from the coding sequence ATGAACTCCAGTCGTCCCTATTTGATCCGTGCTCTGTACGAGTGGATCGTCGACAATGACTGTACCCCGCACATGCTGGTCAACGCCGAGTATCCTTCGGTCCAGGTCCCGAAAGGGTTCGCCAGCGATGGCCAGATCGTGCTGAACGTTTCACCCAGTGCCGTGCGCAACTTGCACATGGACAACGAAGCGGTCAGTTTCGACGGTCGCTTCGGTGGCGTGTCGCACACGCTGTTCGTGCCGTCGGGCGCCATTCTGGGCATCTACGCTCGCGAGAACGGGCAGGGCATGGTGTTCGATCTGGAATCGCCTGAACTGGACGAGGATGAAGCCGAATTCGAGGACATCGTCGAATCCGACGACGATACCCCGCCACCGGGCAGCCCACCGCCCCGGCCTTCCGGGCGTCCGAGCCTGAAAGTAGTGAAATGA
- a CDS encoding fimbrial protein — MNIHRLPALAALGTALAVGHTWAACPPPVAQETHSYTAYVPRDAPVGSVITGNSVNYDTSVGHRCEGRPVLLEMLAGPAEPSVPAASNGSTGTRDIGNHLYKTNIPGIAIAAVMGTGSLCYSPSGGLIPDSDRYFPKSAFSCPGSNYMTRFYYWLYKTGPIAPGSHQLNLNALRVMFNGTLQSSLTLSQTIVVAGCAMPSAGNNQVDVTMAPTNVKDFSTAGSAGASKAFAITLQTCTAGTYSRNYPWNYFLGNFANVRLEPSKGSTVVDAALGIIGLRPESTATGIGVQILKKDRSPVALNQEVPILHVQDGVTEVPLLARYIQVGDTPVEGGTANATVNFTVTFR, encoded by the coding sequence ATGAACATTCATCGCTTGCCTGCGCTGGCCGCACTGGGCACCGCCCTGGCGGTTGGCCATACCTGGGCCGCCTGCCCGCCACCGGTGGCACAAGAGACTCACAGCTATACGGCCTATGTACCGCGCGATGCACCCGTGGGGTCGGTCATCACCGGCAACTCGGTCAATTACGACACCTCTGTCGGGCATAGATGTGAAGGCCGCCCCGTCTTGCTGGAAATGCTTGCCGGGCCCGCAGAGCCTTCGGTACCTGCTGCCAGCAACGGCAGCACGGGAACCCGTGACATAGGTAACCATCTTTATAAGACCAACATACCAGGCATCGCTATAGCTGCTGTCATGGGAACGGGCAGCCTCTGCTATTCGCCAAGCGGCGGACTGATTCCCGACTCGGACCGCTACTTTCCCAAAAGCGCTTTCTCTTGCCCCGGCTCCAACTACATGACCCGTTTCTATTACTGGCTGTACAAGACCGGCCCCATCGCACCCGGCAGCCATCAACTCAACCTCAATGCCTTGCGCGTGATGTTCAACGGTACGCTGCAAAGCTCCCTGACCCTGAGCCAGACCATCGTGGTGGCGGGCTGCGCCATGCCCAGTGCCGGGAACAACCAGGTGGACGTGACGATGGCGCCTACCAACGTCAAAGACTTTTCCACAGCCGGCAGCGCCGGCGCCAGCAAGGCTTTCGCCATCACCTTGCAGACCTGCACCGCTGGCACGTACTCGCGCAACTATCCCTGGAACTACTTTCTGGGCAACTTCGCCAACGTGCGCCTCGAACCCTCCAAAGGCTCGACGGTGGTCGATGCCGCCTTGGGGATCATCGGCTTGCGGCCGGAGTCGACGGCCACAGGCATCGGTGTGCAGATCCTGAAAAAAGACAGGAGCCCGGTCGCACTGAACCAGGAAGTGCCTATCCTGCATGTTCAGGATGGGGTAACCGAGGTGCCGCTGCTTGCGCGCTATATCCAGGTAGGCGATACACCCGTGGAAGGCGGTACGGCCAATGCCACGGTCAACTTCACGGTGACCTTTCGCTGA
- a CDS encoding fimbria/pilus outer membrane usher protein, protein MPNYLPKRCAAWPWPWPTVLAGCLLCASPDACAAESDEVFDRSFLRTFGASDPEQVIDLNHLRGQEGLPPGMYPVTVRLNGKRLEQQTLRFFRAPGEDRLQACFTPALLDGWGVALAPGQSEPCVSLGEHFEGAAQQFDPRAMTLELSIPQAFLHSSTDGFIDEQEWDSGIDAALLNYQASAAQVHREGEGSHYQGSLYLQAGVNLAGWRLRSSSAFIKSPNTVSQWQRNNTYAQRDLPRQWGTLTAGEHFTPGNVFDSLPYRGVSLASDMSMLPDALQGYAPVVRGLAQTQAKVEVRQNGYSLYTTYVPPGPFVIDNLNAAGGSGELEVIVTEADGREQRFVQPYATLSNMLRPGIWRHSITVGEYNTGADSSTPGFTEATLAYGLPLDMTAYGGIQASSFYRAVQGGLGKSLGSLGALSLDVTQAWTDNPGQARDQGKSYGWRYGKSFATGTSLRFAGYRYSTEGYRDFSEAVWQQSPTERFLGSKRNRIEVSLAQATAQGSLYLGVFQQTYWRGRDTEQRVQLGLNTYWRGISYGLYANRNLGSDSAGQHQLSLTVSMPLGGSSSATYSASASQGALGHRASVAGGLDRANDWRYGVDISHSEQGSQSGAASLNYRSAKLMTGAAFAAGDGYRQATVSASGSVLAHPDGLAFGQPLGETIALIDASGVANVGVQNSPGARTNADGYAIVPYLSPYRRNRVALDTEHLGMEVDIDNGVLQSVPRRGAVVRARFEVSRTRKIIAVLRLANGKQPPFGSQVFDRENQSVGVVGPGGQVLLAVDESARELVAKWNERADGQCIIDLAPPAHAETSPQAVRTLVCQPAAEMADVGPVPQSLSQRVPS, encoded by the coding sequence ATGCCCAACTACTTACCCAAACGCTGCGCTGCCTGGCCATGGCCATGGCCGACGGTACTGGCCGGCTGCCTGCTGTGCGCCTCGCCGGATGCCTGCGCAGCTGAATCCGACGAAGTATTCGATCGCAGCTTTCTGCGAACATTCGGCGCCAGCGACCCCGAGCAGGTCATCGACCTGAACCATCTGCGCGGCCAGGAAGGGCTGCCACCGGGCATGTATCCCGTCACGGTACGGCTCAACGGCAAACGCCTCGAACAGCAGACCCTGAGGTTTTTCCGCGCACCCGGCGAGGACCGCCTGCAAGCCTGCTTCACCCCCGCGCTGCTGGACGGCTGGGGCGTGGCCCTGGCTCCCGGTCAGAGTGAGCCGTGCGTGAGCCTGGGCGAGCATTTCGAAGGGGCTGCCCAGCAATTCGACCCGCGAGCCATGACCCTCGAGCTAAGCATACCGCAGGCGTTTCTGCACAGCTCCACCGACGGCTTCATCGACGAGCAGGAATGGGACAGCGGTATCGACGCCGCCCTGCTCAATTACCAGGCCAGCGCCGCACAGGTGCACCGCGAGGGCGAAGGCAGCCATTATCAGGGCAGCCTTTACCTGCAGGCTGGCGTGAACCTGGCGGGCTGGCGACTGCGTTCGAGCTCTGCCTTCATCAAGAGTCCGAACACCGTTTCGCAGTGGCAGCGCAACAACACCTATGCACAACGGGACTTGCCGCGCCAGTGGGGCACCTTGACCGCAGGCGAGCACTTTACACCGGGCAATGTCTTCGACAGCCTGCCCTACCGAGGCGTGTCACTGGCCAGCGATATGAGCATGCTGCCCGACGCGCTGCAAGGCTATGCACCGGTGGTGCGCGGCCTGGCTCAGACCCAGGCCAAGGTGGAAGTGCGCCAGAATGGTTATTCGCTCTATACCACCTACGTGCCACCCGGCCCTTTCGTCATCGACAACCTCAACGCTGCCGGCGGCAGCGGCGAGCTCGAGGTGATCGTGACCGAAGCGGACGGGCGTGAGCAGCGTTTCGTTCAGCCCTATGCCACGTTGAGCAACATGCTGCGCCCCGGTATCTGGCGGCACAGCATTACCGTGGGCGAATACAACACCGGTGCCGACAGCTCCACACCCGGTTTCACCGAAGCCACCCTGGCCTACGGCTTGCCGTTGGACATGACCGCCTATGGCGGCATACAGGCGAGCAGCTTCTATCGCGCGGTCCAAGGCGGCCTGGGCAAGAGCCTGGGCAGCCTCGGCGCCCTTTCCCTGGATGTGACTCAAGCCTGGACCGACAATCCCGGCCAGGCGCGCGACCAGGGCAAGAGCTACGGCTGGCGCTACGGCAAGTCCTTCGCCACCGGCACCTCGCTGCGTTTTGCTGGCTATCGCTACTCCACCGAGGGCTATCGCGATTTCAGCGAAGCGGTGTGGCAGCAGTCACCTACCGAGCGATTCCTGGGCAGCAAGCGCAATCGGATCGAAGTCAGCCTTGCCCAGGCCACTGCACAGGGCTCGTTGTATCTAGGCGTGTTTCAGCAGACGTATTGGCGCGGGCGCGACACCGAGCAGCGTGTACAGCTTGGCTTGAATACCTACTGGCGCGGTATCAGCTATGGCCTGTACGCCAACCGCAACCTGGGCTCGGACAGCGCTGGCCAGCATCAGCTGAGCCTGACGGTGTCGATGCCGCTGGGTGGTAGCTCTTCCGCGACCTACAGCGCTTCGGCCAGCCAGGGCGCCCTCGGCCACAGGGCCAGCGTCGCGGGGGGCCTCGACCGAGCCAATGACTGGCGCTATGGCGTGGATATCAGCCATTCCGAGCAGGGCAGCCAGTCCGGGGCAGCCTCGCTGAATTATCGCTCGGCCAAGCTGATGACCGGCGCAGCATTCGCGGCCGGCGACGGCTATCGACAGGCCACGGTGAGCGCTTCGGGCTCGGTGCTCGCACATCCCGACGGCCTGGCGTTCGGACAACCGTTGGGTGAAACCATCGCCCTGATCGATGCCAGCGGTGTGGCCAACGTCGGTGTGCAGAACAGCCCCGGTGCCCGTACCAATGCCGACGGTTACGCCATCGTGCCCTACCTCTCGCCCTATCGGCGCAACCGCGTGGCCCTGGACACCGAGCACCTGGGCATGGAAGTGGATATCGACAATGGCGTGCTGCAATCGGTACCCCGCCGAGGGGCGGTGGTGAGGGCGCGTTTCGAGGTCAGTCGGACCCGCAAGATCATCGCGGTACTGCGTCTGGCCAACGGCAAACAGCCTCCGTTCGGCAGTCAGGTGTTCGATCGCGAGAACCAGTCCGTTGGCGTGGTGGGCCCTGGCGGGCAGGTATTGCTCGCCGTGGACGAGTCTGCCCGTGAACTGGTGGCCAAGTGGAACGAGCGAGCCGACGGGCAGTGCATCATCGACCTTGCGCCACCAGCACACGCCGAGACGAGCCCGCAAGCCGTGCGAACGCTGGTGTGCCAGCCCGCCGCCGAAATGGCCGACGTCGGCCCAGTACCTCAATCACTGTCGCAACGGGTTCCTTCATGA
- a CDS encoding molecular chaperone, whose product MTTPPPPPPLRRWPLLLSLALMAIACGPAQAGIVLNNTRVVFDGSKQEVSVTVSNPTAQHYAVQAWINTEADDDTQATPFMATPPLFRLDSRQEQSVRILDVGARLPGDRESLFYFNVQEIPASRDSDDNVLKVALRTRIKMFYRPPGLPGTVLQAGEQLQWSLQRENGRRTLQVDNPTPYHVSFIGIKVADAKREHEIAAPLMVAPRSVRHYPLNEPSWLPDSVVFSTINDHGGYSEPVRVPVAGGA is encoded by the coding sequence ATGACTACTCCACCTCCACCTCCACCTCTGCGGCGCTGGCCGTTGCTGCTGAGCCTTGCACTTATGGCGATAGCTTGCGGGCCAGCACAGGCGGGCATCGTGCTCAACAACACCCGTGTGGTGTTCGACGGCAGCAAGCAGGAAGTTTCGGTCACTGTCAGCAACCCCACCGCGCAGCATTATGCCGTGCAGGCCTGGATCAATACCGAAGCCGACGACGACACCCAGGCAACGCCATTCATGGCCACGCCACCCTTGTTCAGGCTGGATTCACGGCAAGAGCAAAGTGTGCGCATCCTGGATGTCGGTGCCCGCTTGCCCGGCGACAGGGAATCGCTGTTCTACTTCAACGTGCAGGAGATTCCGGCCAGCCGCGACTCTGACGACAACGTGCTGAAAGTGGCCCTGCGCACACGCATCAAGATGTTCTACCGCCCCCCGGGCCTGCCGGGCACGGTGCTGCAGGCGGGTGAACAATTGCAGTGGTCGCTGCAGCGCGAAAACGGTCGACGGACCCTGCAAGTCGACAACCCCACGCCCTACCATGTGTCGTTCATCGGTATCAAAGTGGCCGACGCCAAGCGCGAACATGAAATAGCCGCGCCGCTGATGGTGGCGCCCCGCTCGGTGCGCCACTACCCACTGAACGAACCGTCGTGGCTGCCCGACAGCGTGGTGTTTTCCACCATCAACGATCATGGCGGCTACTCCGAACCCGTGCGCGTGCCTGTTGCAGGCGGCGCCTGA
- a CDS encoding fimbrial protein has translation MNSYKLAQLLCAAGLASAASLANAADGEINFNGSVDTSTCVISVGDTSGGVKGEAFIGKVSVNTLKKAGDVAGGGHFALMVDATDPGCDLKDKSASVTFIGLTGAQGPNGQWLGLENPATAAKNVAIQIRDASGNEVRLNEPSAAYLKPEEPMAFTANYIATGAATAGPAKGKAAFTVEIH, from the coding sequence ATGAACAGCTACAAACTCGCGCAACTTCTCTGTGCCGCCGGCCTGGCCAGCGCAGCCAGCCTGGCGAATGCAGCCGACGGTGAAATCAACTTCAACGGCTCTGTCGACACCAGCACCTGCGTCATCAGCGTGGGCGACACCTCCGGCGGCGTCAAAGGCGAGGCTTTCATCGGCAAGGTGTCGGTCAACACCCTGAAAAAAGCCGGTGACGTGGCCGGTGGTGGTCACTTCGCCCTGATGGTCGACGCCACTGACCCTGGATGCGACCTCAAGGACAAGTCCGCCTCCGTCACCTTCATCGGCCTGACCGGTGCGCAAGGCCCGAACGGTCAATGGCTGGGTCTGGAAAATCCGGCGACAGCGGCCAAGAACGTCGCCATTCAGATCCGCGACGCCTCGGGTAACGAAGTACGACTCAACGAGCCGTCTGCTGCCTACCTCAAGCCCGAAGAGCCCATGGCGTTCACCGCCAACTACATTGCCACCGGGGCGGCCACGGCAGGGCCAGCCAAAGGCAAGGCTGCGTTCACGGTCGAGATTCACTGA